In Pristiophorus japonicus isolate sPriJap1 chromosome 2, sPriJap1.hap1, whole genome shotgun sequence, one genomic interval encodes:
- the LOC139228774 gene encoding putative nuclease HARBI1: MTEQLCQRRLRLLHQVMADICSLLDQTLLSRGPSGHTLPVVVKVTSALNFFAFQGSAADSCRISQSVTHSCITQATNGMFHKSANDVNFATDEASVTERALSFVTLACFPQIQGDINCTSILRRNFGNCKGFHSFNAQLICNHKKIIMHVCARFPGSCHESFVLRQSTRPQHFAPPNILTSWLLGDKGYPLKKWLMTPLRMPSNEAKECYNDSHMSARCVIEQAISIMKMHFRCLDRSGGALQYAPARVS, from the coding sequence ATGACTGAGCAgctgtgccaaaggaggctcaggctattgcaccaggtcatggcagacatttgtagcttgctggaccaAACTCTGCTGTCCAGAGGTCCTAgtggacacaccttaccagtggttgtcaaagtcactagtgccctcaacttctttgccttccagggatctgcagcagatagttgcaggatctcgcagtcagtCACCCATAGCTGCATTACCCAGGCGACCAATGGCATGTTTCACAAATCAGCCAATgatgtaaactttgccactgatgaagccagtgttactgagcgggcgctcagtTTTGTGACCCTGGCTTGTTTCCCACAGATTCAGGGTGATATCAATTGCACTTCCATATTACGCAGGAATTTTgggaactgcaagggcttccactccttcaatgcgcagctcatctgcaaccataaaaagatcatcatgcatgtgtgcgccagattccctggcagctgtcatgaatcTTTTGTGCTACGCCAGTCCACACGTCCTCAGCACTTTGCACCCCCAAACAtacttaccagctggctgcttggagacaaaggctaCCCACTGAAGAAATGGTTAATGACACCATTAAGAATGCCAAGCAATGAGGCCAAGGAgtgctataatgacagccacatgtctgccagatgtgtcatagagcaagcaatcagcatcatgaagatgcacttcagatgtcttgacagatctggaggagcccttcagtacgcaccagccagggtctcctga